From one Lactiplantibacillus paraplantarum genomic stretch:
- a CDS encoding ABC transporter permease, whose product MITFLQNYGLQLLVKTWQHLYISAFSLFLGIIVAVPIGILLTRVKPIANVVMSIASMLQTIPAMALLALMIPFFGIGAIPAIIALFIYSLLPILRNTYLGMEDVDPALVDAAKGMGMTNWQSIVKVELPMAAPVIMAGIRLSATYVIAWAALASYIGAGGLGDFIFNGLNLYRTDLILGGSIPVIILALIVDWLLGKLEAAVTPRTTQA is encoded by the coding sequence ATGATAACTTTCCTACAAAACTATGGTTTGCAGCTACTGGTTAAGACCTGGCAACACTTGTATATTTCGGCGTTTTCACTGTTCTTAGGGATTATTGTAGCGGTGCCGATTGGTATTTTGCTCACACGGGTAAAGCCGATTGCGAATGTTGTCATGTCGATTGCTAGTATGTTACAAACCATTCCAGCGATGGCCTTGTTGGCCTTAATGATTCCGTTTTTCGGGATTGGGGCAATTCCAGCCATCATTGCGTTGTTCATCTATTCGTTATTACCGATTCTCCGTAATACCTACTTAGGGATGGAAGATGTTGATCCCGCTTTGGTCGATGCAGCCAAGGGAATGGGAATGACCAACTGGCAATCAATTGTTAAAGTTGAGTTACCGATGGCCGCACCAGTTATTATGGCCGGTATTCGGTTATCCGCAACGTACGTTATTGCCTGGGCCGCTTTAGCATCTTATATTGGTGCCGGTGGCCTTGGGGACTTTATCTTTAATGGGTTAAACCTCTATCGAACTGACTTAATTTTGGGTGGTTCGATTCCGGTGATTATTTTGGCCCTCATCGTTGATTGGCTGTTGGGTAAACTGGAAGCAGCGGTTACCCCAAGAACCACACAAGCGTAG
- a CDS encoding osmoprotectant ABC transporter substrate-binding protein, with protein MKKIKKWLLGVVATVASGLLLAGCGFPGLSGTSSDTIRIASQNTTEQQIMAYMIQDMIKHYSNLNTTIINNLGSGTVSFNALKNDQADISAIRYTGTDLTTILGEKMDRGNIKSIDQKVRSQFNSKYQMTYFPSYGFADTYAFMVTKATAKKYHLNTVSDMKKVASKLTVGLDQIWTERKGDGYAAFQKLYGYQFGKTYPMQIGLVYDALESGKMNAILGYSTDGRIGSYDLKILKDDKNFFPPYNASAVATNKVLKEHPKLKSILSRLNGKISLKTMQNLNYQVDNNLVEPEVVAKQFLEKHNYFEGSDK; from the coding sequence ATGAAGAAAATTAAAAAGTGGTTGTTAGGTGTTGTTGCAACGGTTGCCAGTGGGTTGTTATTGGCTGGCTGTGGTTTTCCGGGGTTATCTGGGACCTCATCAGATACCATTCGGATTGCATCGCAAAACACGACGGAACAACAAATTATGGCATATATGATTCAAGACATGATCAAGCACTACTCTAACTTAAATACCACGATCATTAATAATTTAGGATCTGGGACGGTTAGTTTCAATGCGTTGAAGAATGATCAGGCTGATATTTCAGCGATTCGTTATACTGGGACAGACTTAACGACGATTCTGGGCGAAAAGATGGATCGGGGTAATATCAAGTCGATTGACCAAAAAGTTCGCTCACAGTTCAACAGCAAGTATCAGATGACCTACTTCCCAAGTTATGGCTTTGCCGATACCTATGCTTTTATGGTGACTAAAGCGACGGCTAAGAAATATCATTTGAATACTGTTAGTGATATGAAAAAAGTGGCTTCGAAGCTGACGGTTGGGTTGGATCAAATCTGGACAGAACGGAAGGGTGACGGTTATGCCGCCTTCCAAAAACTGTACGGGTATCAATTCGGCAAGACTTATCCAATGCAAATTGGGTTGGTCTACGATGCACTGGAATCTGGTAAGATGAATGCCATCCTCGGATACTCTACCGATGGCCGAATTGGCAGTTATGATTTGAAGATTTTGAAAGATGATAAGAATTTCTTCCCACCATACAATGCAAGTGCGGTTGCGACGAACAAGGTGTTGAAGGAACATCCGAAGTTAAAATCTATTTTAAGTCGCTTAAATGGCAAAATCAGTTTGAAGACGATGCAAAACTTGAATTATCAAGTGGATAATAACTTAGTGGAACCGGAAGTGGTTGCTAAACAGTTCCTTGAAAAGCATAATTATTTTGAAGGGAGTGACAAATAA
- a CDS encoding ABC transporter permease, giving the protein MAQMNLLQQLIYYYQQNGVYVLSQFSRHFLISIYGVLFAAIVGIPIGIFIAHHSRLSATVIAIANVIQTIPSLAMLSIIMIGLGLGVNTVIVTVFLYALLPIIKNTYTGMQNVSASILDSGKGMGMTRWQLLRMVELPLSLSVIMAGLRNALVLAIGITAIGTFVGAGGLGDIIIRGTNATNGGAIILAGALPTALMAIIADTVLAWIEKRADPTQK; this is encoded by the coding sequence ATGGCGCAGATGAACTTACTGCAACAGTTGATATACTATTACCAACAAAACGGTGTGTACGTGTTAAGCCAATTCTCGCGTCACTTCTTGATTTCAATTTACGGGGTGTTGTTTGCAGCAATTGTCGGGATTCCAATCGGCATCTTCATTGCGCATCATAGTCGGCTAAGTGCCACAGTGATTGCGATTGCCAACGTGATTCAAACGATTCCATCATTAGCGATGTTGTCGATTATCATGATTGGATTAGGACTTGGCGTCAATACGGTCATTGTAACGGTCTTCTTATACGCGTTGTTACCGATTATTAAGAATACTTATACTGGGATGCAAAATGTCAGTGCCAGTATTTTAGATTCTGGTAAGGGTATGGGAATGACACGCTGGCAGTTACTGCGGATGGTAGAATTGCCATTGTCATTATCGGTGATTATGGCTGGGCTCCGCAATGCACTCGTGTTAGCCATCGGGATTACCGCTATTGGGACCTTCGTCGGTGCCGGTGGTTTAGGTGATATCATTATTCGGGGAACCAATGCCACGAATGGTGGGGCAATTATCCTGGCTGGGGCGTTACCAACGGCCTTAATGGCAATTATTGCTGATACGGTATTGGCTTGGATTGAAAAGCGCGCCGATCCGACACAGAAATAA
- the gmk gene encoding guanylate kinase, whose amino-acid sequence MAKQGMLIVLSGPSGVGKGTVRKEIFDSDDNDFQYSVSMTTRQMRPGEVDGKDYYFVSKEEFEDEIKSGGMLEYAKYVDNYYGTPLKYIKQSLAAGKDVFLEIEVNGAMQVREKMPDGVFIFLTPPDLMELKHRIIGRGTDDMSVINKRMAKAVDEIKMMRNYDYAVINDEVPLAAERIKAIIRSERFSVKRVMPEYEEMLGDAES is encoded by the coding sequence ATGGCGAAACAAGGCATGTTAATCGTCTTATCAGGTCCTTCGGGTGTCGGTAAAGGTACCGTCCGCAAGGAAATCTTTGACTCAGATGATAACGATTTTCAATATTCAGTCTCGATGACGACGCGGCAAATGCGTCCGGGCGAAGTAGATGGCAAGGACTACTATTTTGTGTCCAAAGAAGAGTTCGAGGATGAAATTAAGAGCGGCGGTATGCTTGAATATGCCAAGTATGTTGACAATTACTATGGGACGCCCTTAAAATATATTAAGCAGTCGTTGGCGGCTGGCAAAGACGTTTTCTTAGAAATTGAAGTCAACGGGGCCATGCAAGTTCGCGAAAAAATGCCAGATGGTGTCTTCATTTTCTTGACACCACCAGATTTAATGGAGTTGAAGCACCGTATCATTGGTCGTGGGACTGATGACATGAGTGTGATCAATAAGCGAATGGCCAAAGCGGTCGATGAAATCAAAATGATGCGTAATTACGATTACGCGGTTATTAATGATGAAGTCCCACTAGCTGCTGAACGAATCAAAGCGATTATTCGTAGTGAACGTTTTAGTGTTAAACGGGTCATGCCCGAGTATGAAGAAATGTTAGGAGATGCGGAATCATGA
- the rpoZ gene encoding DNA-directed RNA polymerase subunit omega, producing the protein MILYPSVDDLLKQVNSRYSLIMLASKRAHELDAGAAPMLSEYKSVKTIGRAMEEIAAGDLMIDPDETDKD; encoded by the coding sequence ATGATCTTATATCCATCAGTTGATGACTTATTGAAGCAAGTTAATTCGCGTTACTCATTGATTATGTTAGCTAGCAAGCGGGCCCACGAATTGGACGCCGGTGCAGCACCAATGCTTAGCGAATACAAATCGGTTAAAACGATTGGTCGGGCCATGGAAGAAATTGCGGCCGGTGACTTAATGATCGATCCAGATGAAACTGACAAAGATTAG